The following are from one region of the Salvia splendens isolate huo1 chromosome 2, SspV2, whole genome shotgun sequence genome:
- the LOC121765231 gene encoding protein GL2-INTERACTING REPRESSOR 1-like gives MQFNSLVEEMKKYDGESPKLELKLNLSPPGEHRQVVSPRGAEISPRSSCVSRETSPEAMSMMLVGCPRCLMYVMLFQDHLKCPKFSSLLDV, from the exons ATGCAGTTCAATTCTCTAGTAGAAg AGATGAAGAAGTATGATGGGGAGAGCCCAAAACTTGAGTTGAAACTGAACTTGTCCCCTCCAGGGGAACACCGACAAGTGGTGTCCCCGAGAGGGGCAGAGATATCGCCCCGGAGCTCGTGTGTGTCGCGGGAGACGAGCCCCGAAGCGATGTCGATGATGTTGGTGGGATGCCCTCGTTGCCTAATGTATGTTATGCTGTTTCAGGACCATCTCAAGTGCCCCAAGT tcTCGTCTTTGCTTGATGTATGA